In Longimicrobiaceae bacterium, the genomic window TCGAGGCGAAGGAGGGGGTGACGGTCAAGGCGGAGACGCAGACGCTGGCGACCATCACCATCCAGAACTACTTCCGGATGTACGTGAAGCTGGCGGGGATGACCGGCACGGCCGAGACGGAGGAGGGCGAGTTCCACTCCATCTACGGGCTGGAGGTCATGGTGATCCCCACCAACCGGCCGATCCAGCGCGACGACCGCCACGACCTGGTCTTCAAGACCAAGCGCGAGAAGTACAACGCGATGATCGAAGAGATCGAGCGCCTCCACAAGCTCGATCTCCCGGTGCTGGTGGGGACGGTGAGCGTGGACGTGTCGGAGACGCTCTCGCGGATGCTCAAGCGGCGCGGGATCCCGCACGAGGTGCTGAACGCCAAGTACCACGCGCGCGAGGCGCAGATCGTGGCGATGGCCGGGCAGCCCGGGGCGGTGACCATCGCCACGAACATGGCCGGCCGCGGCACCGACATCAAGCTGGGCGCCGGCGTCACCGAGGACCGGACCTATACCGACGGCGAGGGGAAGGAGCAGAGCGAGATCGGCGGGCTGCACATCATCGGCTCCGAGCGCCACGAGTCGCGCCGCATCGACCGGCAGCTCCGGGGGCGCGCCGGCCGCCAGGGCGACCCGGGGGCGTCGCAGTTCTTCCTGTCGCTGGAAGACGACCTGATGCGCCTCTTCGGCTCCGAGCGCATCGCCTCCATCATGGACCGGATGGGCGCCGAGGAAGGGGAGGTCATCACCCATCCCTGGATCAGCGGGTCGATCGGCAAGGCGCAGCAGCGCGTGGAGATGCAGAACTTCGAGGCGCGCAAGCGGCTGCTGGACAACGACGACGTGATGAACCAGCAGCGCGAGGTGATCTACGACCTCCGCTCCTTCGCCCTGGAGGGCGGGGAGGAGCTGAAGGGCGAGGTGTGGGACATGATCGAGAAGACGATCCCCACCCTGGTCGCCGAGTACGTCCCCGAAGGCGCCCACACGGAGGAGTGGGAGCTGGTGGGGCTGCGCAACCGCCTGCTGCTGGACTACGCCATCTACCCCGAGCGGCTCCCGGAGCAGCCGGAGGGGGAGCACGACTTCGGAAACGTCGCCGAGCTGGAGGAGTACCTGCTGGAGGTGGCGCGCGAGGCCTTCCACCGCAAGCTGGAGCAGTTCGGGGAGGCCACCGACGCGGTCCTGCGCTTCATCGTGCTGGCGACCATCGACGAGAAGTGGAAGGACCACCTCTACGACCTGGACCACCTCAAGGCGTCCATCGGGTTCCGCGGGTGGGGGCAGAAGGACCCGCTGATCGAGTACAAGAAGGAGGCCTACGACACCTTCGTGGACCTCATGCGCGACCTGCAGCTGTCCGTCGCGCGGTTCTTCTTCCGGGCACAGCTCACGCCGTCGGCTCCGCCGCCGATGCCGCAGCCGGAGTTCTTCGGGACGCCGAACCGCACCGAGGAAGCGGGCGAGCCCGCGCCCGCGGAGGGTTCGGCGGACGGGCCGCAGGGCCGGGCCGCGTCGCCCGCCCGGCGCTCGTCGGCCGGGCTGGGGGTGAACCCGTTCACCGCCGTCCCCGGGACCCCGTCTCCGGGAGAGACGGTCACCAACCGCACCGAGCCGCGGGCGCCGCAGCCCGCGCTGGCCGGCGAGGTGGGCAGGAACGACCCCTGCCCGTGCGGGAGCGGGAAGAAGTACAAGAACTGCCACGGCCGGGCCTGAGCGCTTCGAGGCCTCCGACGGCCCTGCACGACACGGCGGCCGCCGCTCTTCGGGGCGGCGGCCGTCGTCGTTTCTTTCCCCCGGCCGTTCGGCTAGATTGTGGACGGGGTGAAGCGCTGCGCGTCCGCGTGCGCCACGAACGATCCGAACATTTGTGCAGGTGTATTCAAATTCCGTAATGGCAACCAGCTACACGATCAAGACCTGGCCCACGGAGGACCGGCCGCGGGAGCGGATGAAGACCCTGGGGCCGCGGGCGCTTTCCCCGCGTGAGCTGCTCGCGCTGCTGATCGAGACCGGGACTCCCGCGTCGCCCGGGAAGAAGCCTCGCTCCGCGCTGGACCTGGCCGGCGACTTGCTGCAGAGGCTCTCTCCCGGCAGGGGGAAGGAGTCGCTGCGCCGCATCATGACGGCGTCGCTGGGGGAGCTCTGCTCGGTGCAGGGGATCGGTCCGGCCAAGGCCGCCAAGATCCTGGCTGCGATGGAGCTGGGGCGGCGCGCGGCCGAGGAGGCGCGGCCGGACCGGGACCGTGTCCGCACCCCGCGCGACGTCTACGACCGGATGCGGCTGATGCTGCGGGACCTGCCGCACGAGGAGTTCCACGTCCTGCTGCTGAACACGCAGAACGAGGTGCTGCGCGACCTGCAGGTGACGCGCGGCACCCTCGACGCCTCGCTGGTGCACCCGCGGGAGGTGTTCCGCACCGCGGTGATGGAGTCGGCGGCGAGCGTGATCCTGGTGCACAACCACCCCAGCGGGGACCCCACCCCCTCCGACGAGGACTGCGCGGTGACCGAGGAACTGCGCGCGGCCGGGGCGACGCTGGGGATCGAGGTGCTCGACCACGTGATCGTGGGGGAGGGGCGCTACGTGTCTTTTGTCGAGGCGGGTCTCTGGGATGGCTAGCACCGCACTCTCCATGCTCCCGCCCGAGCGGGCCGAGGAGGCGCTCGCAGTCGCGCGCGCCGTCCTCCCGCCGCGCCTGCTCTCGAAGATCGAGGACTACATGGAGCGTCTCGACGTCGAGATGCTCACCCGCGCCTACGAGTTCAGCCGCATCGCGCATTCGGGGCAGAAGCGCCGCTCCGGCGAGGACTACATCGTCCACTGTGTGGAGGTCACCGAGATCCTGGCCGACCTGCACCTGGATACCGTCACCCTGGTGAGCGCGCTGATCCACGACGTGGTGGAGGACACCACGGCCACGCTGGAGGACGTGCGCGAGGCGTTCGGCAAAGAGGTCGCCACGGTGGTGGACGGGCTCACCAAGATCTCCCGCGTCCAGTTCCGCACCAACACCGAGCAGCAGGTCGAGAACTACCGCAAGCTCCTGCTCTCCATGGCGCAGGACGCGCGCGTGATCCTGGTGAAGCTGGCGGACCGGCTCAACAACATGCGCACCCTCCAGCACCTGCGGGAGGAGAAGCGCCGCCGGATCTCGCTGGAGACCCGCGAGATCTACGCCCCCCTGGCCCACCGGCTGGGGATGGCGCACATCAAGTGGGAGCTGGAGGACCTCTGCTTCAAGTTCCTGGAGCCGGAGGCGTACCGCGACCTGGCGCGCAAGATCGCGGAGAAGCGCACAGAGCGCGAGGAGCTGATCGCGCAGCTCCGACAGCCGCTGGACGAGGACCTGCGTGCCGCCGGGATCGACTGCGAGGTGACGGGGCGCCCCAAGCACCTCTATTCCATCTACCGGAAGATGCAGCGGCGCGAGAAGGAGTACGACGAGATCTACGACCTCATGGCGATCCGCGTGATCGTGGAGACCGTCACCGACTGCTACCACGCGCTGGGAGTGATCCACAACCGCTGGACGCCGCTGCAGGAGCGCTTCCACGACTACATCGCCACCCCGAAGTCCAACATGTACCGCTCCCTCCACACGACCATCTTCGGTCCGGGAGGGCGGCTGTACGAGATCCAGATCCGCACGCGCGAGATGCACCGCACCGCAGAGCTGGGGATCGCGGCGCACTGGAAGTACAAGGAGGGGCGCGGCGGCGACGAGGTGGACGAGACGCTGACCTGGTTCCGCCAGGTACTGGAGTGGCAGCAGGAGACGCGGGAGCCGGACGAATTCATGGAATTCCTCCGGATCGACCTGTTCCAGGACGAGATCTTCGTCTTCACCCCGGGGGGCGACGTGAAGCAGCTCCCCAAGGGCGCCACCCCCATCGACTTCGCCTTCGCGGTGCACACCGAGGTGGGGCTGCACTGCGCCGGGGCCCGGGTCAACGGCCGCATCGCCCCGCTGGCGCGCGAGCTGAAGAACGGCGACACGGTGGAGATCGTCACGGACGCCAAGCAGCGCCCCTCGCGCGACTGGCTGGCCTTCGTGAAGACGGCCCGCGCGCGGAACAAGATCCGGCAGTGGATCAAGCAGGAGGAGTTCGACAGCTCGGTCCGCCTGGGGCGCGAGTTCATCGAGCGGGAGATCAAGAAGGCGCGCAAGGACCGGGTCTCGGAAGACCGCTTCGACACCGTCGCCAAGGCGCTGGACCTCGCCGACGCCGCCCACCTCTTCGCGGCGCTCGGCCGCGGCGACGTGGGGCCGCAGGCGGTGTTCCGGGAGCTCTGGGGGGAGACCACCCCCGCCGGGCCGCAGAAGCCCCCGTCCGCGTTCGACCGGCTGGTGGACCGGGTGCGCGGCAAGCCCAAGGGGGTGCGGATCCAGGGGATGGACAACCTGATGGTCCGCTACTCCCAGTGCTGCCAGCCGGTGCCGGGCGACACAGTCACCGGGTACATCACCCGGGGCCGCGGGATCTCCGTGCACCGCACCGACTGCCCCAACCTCCTCCAGCTCGCCGACCACCCGGAGCGCCGGGTGGACATCGAGTGGGAGTCCGAGGTGGGGGAGCGCTTCTACGTGCGCATCGTCATGGAGGGGACGGACCGGCGCGGGCTCTTCGCGGAGATCGCGAGCACCATCTCTCAGACCAACACCAACATCCGCAGCGCCGACATCCAGGCGGACGAGTCGGGGATGAAGGGACAGTTCGTCGTCGAGGTGGAGAACCTGACCCACCTGAACCGGGTCCTCAGCGCGATCCGCAAGGTGAAGGGGGTGATCTCCGTGGAGCGGCGGGAGAGCATGGGGGAGAGCGACCTGGAGGCGTGATCGCACTCCCGCACCTCGCACTTTCGCACTTGCTTTTCCGTGAACCGTCCACTTTCTTCGGTGTATCTACGGTGTTGAAGCGCCGGCCCGGCAGGGCCCCCGTCGTCCCGAGCCGATCCCACTGAAGATGTCGTCCTTCAAGCTCGTTTCGCCGTTCTCGCCCAAGGGCGACCAGCCCCGGGCCATCGGGGAGCTCACCGAGGGGCTCGCGCGCGGGGACCGGTACCAGACGCTGCTGGGCGCCACCGGAACCGGGAAGACGCTCAGCATGGCGCACGTGATCGCCAACCACGGGCGGCCGGCGCTGGTGATGAGCCACAACAAGACGCTCGCCGCGCAGCTCTACGGCGAGCTGAAGCAGTTCTTCCCGCACAACGCGGTCGAGTACTTCGTCTCGTACTACGACTACTACCAGCCCGAGGCGTACGTCCCCTCCACGGACACCTACATCGAGAAGGACTCCAACATCAACGAGGACATCGAGCGGCTGCGGCTCCGCTCCACCTCGTCGCTGATGGAGCGGGAGGACGTGATCATCGTCACCTCCGTCTCCTGCATCTACGGCCTGGGCGACCCGCAGGCGTACCGCGAGCTGATGCTGAC contains:
- the radC gene encoding DNA repair protein RadC, with translation MATSYTIKTWPTEDRPRERMKTLGPRALSPRELLALLIETGTPASPGKKPRSALDLAGDLLQRLSPGRGKESLRRIMTASLGELCSVQGIGPAKAAKILAAMELGRRAAEEARPDRDRVRTPRDVYDRMRLMLRDLPHEEFHVLLLNTQNEVLRDLQVTRGTLDASLVHPREVFRTAVMESAASVILVHNHPSGDPTPSDEDCAVTEELRAAGATLGIEVLDHVIVGEGRYVSFVEAGLWDG
- a CDS encoding bifunctional (p)ppGpp synthetase/guanosine-3',5'-bis(diphosphate) 3'-pyrophosphohydrolase codes for the protein MASTALSMLPPERAEEALAVARAVLPPRLLSKIEDYMERLDVEMLTRAYEFSRIAHSGQKRRSGEDYIVHCVEVTEILADLHLDTVTLVSALIHDVVEDTTATLEDVREAFGKEVATVVDGLTKISRVQFRTNTEQQVENYRKLLLSMAQDARVILVKLADRLNNMRTLQHLREEKRRRISLETREIYAPLAHRLGMAHIKWELEDLCFKFLEPEAYRDLARKIAEKRTEREELIAQLRQPLDEDLRAAGIDCEVTGRPKHLYSIYRKMQRREKEYDEIYDLMAIRVIVETVTDCYHALGVIHNRWTPLQERFHDYIATPKSNMYRSLHTTIFGPGGRLYEIQIRTREMHRTAELGIAAHWKYKEGRGGDEVDETLTWFRQVLEWQQETREPDEFMEFLRIDLFQDEIFVFTPGGDVKQLPKGATPIDFAFAVHTEVGLHCAGARVNGRIAPLARELKNGDTVEIVTDAKQRPSRDWLAFVKTARARNKIRQWIKQEEFDSSVRLGREFIEREIKKARKDRVSEDRFDTVAKALDLADAAHLFAALGRGDVGPQAVFRELWGETTPAGPQKPPSAFDRLVDRVRGKPKGVRIQGMDNLMVRYSQCCQPVPGDTVTGYITRGRGISVHRTDCPNLLQLADHPERRVDIEWESEVGERFYVRIVMEGTDRRGLFAEIASTISQTNTNIRSADIQADESGMKGQFVVEVENLTHLNRVLSAIRKVKGVISVERRESMGESDLEA
- the secA gene encoding preprotein translocase subunit SecA; the protein is MLKKVVNALFGTSHQRELKRLWPLVDRINEEWERLQDVSEEELRGQTAKFRDFIRESTAEVEAELEELRAQKRRSESAAEREGIAQQIGDAEARLKAAIEAALDEILPEAFATVKEACRRMVGTEVSVTGSTLTWDMVPYDVQLIGGIVLHQGKAAEMATGEGKTLVATLPLYLNALAGRGAHLVTVNSYLAQRDSEWMGHVYRYLGLTVGCIDLHEPNTPARREAYHADITYGTNNEFGFDYLRDNMVHSADQRVQRVHHYAIIDEVDSILIDEARTPLIISGPVSSEANTAYGRYNPMVADLYRRQTRIVAELIADAEKAIAEGDSYRAGERLLAAKRGVPRSKKLLKMLSDDPGLQKLIGKVEADYMREKRLHDLDEQLLFAMDEKGHNAHLTDQGLDVLAPGDHDAFVIPDISEGVHRVEIDPDLTIDEKREAREALEREYAEKNEKMQVVHQLLKAYALFNKDEQYVIQDGEILIVDEFTGRMMPGRRWSDGLHQAVEAKEGVTVKAETQTLATITIQNYFRMYVKLAGMTGTAETEEGEFHSIYGLEVMVIPTNRPIQRDDRHDLVFKTKREKYNAMIEEIERLHKLDLPVLVGTVSVDVSETLSRMLKRRGIPHEVLNAKYHAREAQIVAMAGQPGAVTIATNMAGRGTDIKLGAGVTEDRTYTDGEGKEQSEIGGLHIIGSERHESRRIDRQLRGRAGRQGDPGASQFFLSLEDDLMRLFGSERIASIMDRMGAEEGEVITHPWISGSIGKAQQRVEMQNFEARKRLLDNDDVMNQQREVIYDLRSFALEGGEELKGEVWDMIEKTIPTLVAEYVPEGAHTEEWELVGLRNRLLLDYAIYPERLPEQPEGEHDFGNVAELEEYLLEVAREAFHRKLEQFGEATDAVLRFIVLATIDEKWKDHLYDLDHLKASIGFRGWGQKDPLIEYKKEAYDTFVDLMRDLQLSVARFFFRAQLTPSAPPPMPQPEFFGTPNRTEEAGEPAPAEGSADGPQGRAASPARRSSAGLGVNPFTAVPGTPSPGETVTNRTEPRAPQPALAGEVGRNDPCPCGSGKKYKNCHGRA